Proteins from a genomic interval of Salinivibrio kushneri:
- a CDS encoding universal stress protein — MYKHILVPVDLNDESFADTAVDHAVWLASQSGAKIHLLTVLPGIHNSMVASYFPEEAANKMKRDMKRNLQGFADKYVPENVACQVSVEEGKPYKGIIKTAERIGCDLIVMPSHKRSRVNKMMLGSVAAKVLEGASVHVMVLKP, encoded by the coding sequence ATGTATAAACATATCTTGGTTCCGGTCGATTTGAACGACGAAAGCTTTGCAGATACCGCGGTCGATCACGCTGTTTGGCTCGCCAGCCAGTCAGGTGCCAAAATCCACCTGCTCACTGTATTGCCCGGCATTCATAATTCGATGGTCGCCTCTTACTTCCCTGAAGAAGCCGCCAATAAAATGAAACGCGACATGAAGCGCAATTTACAAGGATTTGCGGATAAATATGTCCCCGAAAACGTGGCCTGTCAGGTGTCGGTTGAAGAAGGTAAGCCCTACAAGGGGATCATTAAAACGGCAGAGCGCATCGGCTGCGATTTGATTGTGATGCCAAGCCATAAGCGTTCACGCGTCAATAAAATGATGCTGGGCTCAGTTGCCGCCAAAGTGCTCGAGGGCGCGAGTGTCCATGTAATGGTGTTAAAACCTTAA
- the ispB gene encoding octaprenyl diphosphate synthase — protein sequence MDFKSIQALISDDMAQVDQKILAQLNSDVALINQLGFYIVNSGGKRLRPMLAVLAARALGYHGDKHTTAAAFIEFIHTATLLHDDVVDESDLRRGNATANALFGNAASVLVGDYIYTRSFQMMTSLRSLRILDLMSEATNVIAEGEVLQLMNCNDPDTTETSYMQVIYSKTARLFESATQIGAILNEADADTEKALQDYGRYLGTAFQLIDDVIDYTSADNEMGKQTGDDLAEGKPTLPLLHAMQHGSEEEAAMIRTAIEKGNGRDKLEAILACMDACGSLAYTRERAEQESEKAIRALDILPETPYKHALVALAHLAVDRNT from the coding sequence ATGGATTTCAAATCAATCCAAGCCTTAATTAGTGATGACATGGCGCAGGTCGACCAAAAGATCCTCGCCCAGTTAAACTCTGATGTCGCGCTAATCAATCAGCTCGGCTTTTACATCGTTAACAGCGGTGGCAAACGACTGCGCCCGATGCTCGCTGTATTAGCGGCGCGTGCACTTGGTTATCACGGTGACAAACACACCACCGCCGCCGCGTTTATTGAATTCATTCATACCGCCACCTTGCTCCATGATGACGTGGTCGATGAATCGGACTTGCGCCGTGGCAATGCAACCGCCAATGCCTTGTTTGGTAATGCGGCCAGTGTGTTAGTCGGTGATTACATTTACACCCGCTCGTTTCAAATGATGACCAGCCTACGCTCGTTACGCATTCTGGATTTAATGAGTGAGGCTACCAATGTGATTGCTGAAGGGGAAGTGCTGCAATTGATGAATTGTAACGACCCTGATACCACAGAAACCAGTTATATGCAGGTCATCTACTCTAAAACCGCGCGTTTGTTTGAGTCAGCCACTCAGATTGGCGCGATTCTTAACGAGGCAGACGCAGACACGGAGAAAGCCCTCCAAGACTATGGCCGATATCTTGGAACGGCGTTCCAGTTAATTGATGATGTGATTGACTACACCAGTGCTGACAATGAAATGGGCAAGCAAACGGGTGATGATTTGGCAGAAGGCAAACCGACGCTACCTTTGCTGCACGCGATGCAACACGGCTCTGAGGAAGAAGCGGCGATGATTCGTACCGCCATCGAAAAAGGCAATGGCCGCGATAAACTCGAGGCGATTTTGGCCTGTATGGACGCCTGCGGCTCACTGGCGTATACCCGAGAGCGTGCCGAGCAGGAATCAGAAAAAGCCATCCGTGCGCTCGATATATTGCCAGAAACCCCGTATAAACACGCCTTAGTGGCATTGGCGCATTTAGCGGTTGACCGCAACACCTAA
- the fbp gene encoding class 1 fructose-bisphosphatase translates to MPDIKTLGEYIVEKQHAFPHASGDLSSLLASIRLAAKIVNREINKAGLVDIAGAIGTENAQGEEQQKLDVYANEKFKAAMEARDQVCGVASEEEDDAVIFNKQLNRNAKYVVLIDPLDGSSNIDVNVSVGTIFSIYHRVSPVGTPPTEEDFLQPGHRQVAAGYIIYGSSTMLVYTTGDGVHGFTYDPSLGLFCLSHENMTIPKDGNIYSINEGNYIKFPQGVKKYIKYCQENVPQEKRPYTSRYIGSLVADFHRNLLKGGIYLYPSTLAYPNGKLRLLYECNPMAFIIEQAGGKATDGTQRIMDIAPNELHQRVPFFVGSSNMVDKVEEYLDTYPDHDDE, encoded by the coding sequence ATGCCCGACATTAAGACCCTCGGCGAGTACATTGTTGAGAAGCAACACGCGTTTCCGCATGCCAGCGGTGATTTATCTTCTCTTCTCGCCTCCATTCGTCTGGCCGCCAAAATTGTTAACCGTGAAATCAACAAAGCCGGCTTGGTCGACATTGCTGGCGCGATTGGCACGGAAAACGCGCAAGGTGAAGAGCAGCAAAAACTCGACGTCTATGCCAACGAAAAATTTAAAGCCGCGATGGAAGCGCGCGACCAAGTGTGTGGCGTCGCCAGTGAAGAAGAAGATGACGCGGTTATTTTTAATAAACAGCTTAACCGTAATGCCAAATATGTGGTGCTCATCGACCCACTGGATGGCTCCTCTAACATTGATGTTAATGTGTCTGTTGGCACCATTTTCTCCATCTATCACCGCGTATCACCGGTAGGAACACCGCCCACCGAAGAAGACTTCCTTCAACCCGGTCACCGCCAAGTTGCCGCCGGCTATATCATTTACGGCTCATCCACCATGTTGGTTTACACCACGGGGGATGGTGTACATGGTTTTACCTACGACCCTTCGCTAGGTCTGTTCTGCCTGTCTCACGAAAACATGACCATTCCTAAAGACGGCAACATCTACTCCATTAACGAAGGGAATTACATCAAATTCCCACAAGGCGTCAAAAAATATATCAAATACTGCCAAGAAAACGTCCCACAGGAGAAACGCCCTTATACGTCACGTTATATTGGCTCCTTAGTCGCCGACTTTCATCGCAACCTGCTCAAAGGTGGCATTTACCTCTACCCCAGCACGCTCGCCTACCCCAATGGCAAGCTACGCTTACTGTATGAGTGCAACCCCATGGCCTTTATTATTGAGCAAGCCGGTGGCAAAGCGACCGATGGCACCCAGCGCATCATGGACATTGCGCCGAATGAACTTCATCAACGGGTGCCTTTCTTTGTTGGCTCAAGCAATATGGTCGATAAGGTCGAAGAATACCTCGACACTTATCCGGATCATGACGACGAATAG
- a CDS encoding TRAP transporter permease encodes MTKTHQSSPDVQDMVAQADTGARSPDGLSGRILWLVPLCWSLFQLWYASPLPFALDFGVLNNTEARSLHLAFAMFLAYTAYPARKTSPRDRVPLLDWVFALAGSLAAGYLFLFYNQLADRAGAYTSFDITVAAIGMILMLEATRRALGPPLMVVAGVFLLYTFAGPYMPDVIAHKGASLNKAMSHLWLTTEGVFGVALGVSTSFVFLFVLFGALLDRAGAGGYFIKVAFSLLGHMRGGPAKAAVVASGLSGLVSGSSIANVVTTGTFTIPLMKRVGFPSHKAGAVEVAASTNGQLTPPIMGAAAFLMVEYVGISYVEVIKAALLPALISYIALIYIVHLEACKAGMEGLPRRHTSTVLQKLFSFMTVFVGLLVLSAAVYYGIGWTKDVFGAMATVVIGILTLIAYVLLVRYSAQYKSQAAEDPAAADLSEVPEPGPTVRSGLYYLLPIGVLVWCLTVERFSPGLSAFWATVFMIFIILTQRPLIAYFNQRTNFKEEIRDGGVDLLEAFVTGARNMIGIGVATAAAGIVVGTVTLTGIGLVMTDFVEFISGGNIFLMLLFTAVISLLLGMGLPTTANYIVVSTLMAPVIVTLGAQQGLIIPLIAVHLFVFYFGILADDTPPVGLAAFAAAAIAKSDPIRTGVQGFTYDIRTAILPFMFIFNTQLLLLDLDGPFHLILTIVSATIAMLAFSAATQGWWMTRNKWWETALLLLITFSLFRPGFWWDEVYPPTTSFPGTEITRVAEQLPEGKPLQLEVEGENFFGEQVSKHVVLPVDHSLESGEARINDTGLMLREEDDKLLVDMIQFGSDADKAGIDFDWQIKTVTIDNVRPWKEWVFVPTLLLLALLGWNQRRRIRQA; translated from the coding sequence ATGACGAAGACACATCAATCGTCTCCTGATGTGCAAGACATGGTGGCGCAAGCAGATACTGGCGCACGCTCACCGGATGGACTATCAGGACGTATTCTTTGGCTGGTACCACTTTGCTGGTCCCTGTTTCAGCTTTGGTATGCGTCGCCGCTACCTTTCGCGCTCGACTTTGGCGTACTCAATAATACCGAAGCTCGCTCGCTCCATTTGGCGTTCGCGATGTTTTTGGCCTACACCGCCTACCCCGCGCGTAAGACTTCACCCCGAGATCGGGTGCCATTACTCGATTGGGTATTTGCACTAGCGGGTAGTTTAGCCGCCGGTTACCTCTTCCTTTTTTATAACCAACTTGCAGACCGTGCTGGCGCTTATACCTCGTTCGATATTACGGTTGCCGCCATCGGTATGATTCTGATGCTTGAGGCAACACGCCGCGCCCTTGGCCCACCGCTAATGGTGGTGGCAGGTGTGTTCTTACTCTATACCTTTGCCGGCCCCTACATGCCGGACGTCATCGCTCACAAAGGCGCGAGCTTGAACAAAGCCATGTCACACTTGTGGCTGACTACTGAAGGCGTCTTCGGGGTGGCACTGGGCGTCTCTACCTCGTTTGTATTCCTGTTTGTCCTGTTCGGTGCCTTGCTCGACCGCGCCGGTGCCGGCGGCTACTTCATTAAAGTGGCCTTCTCACTACTCGGTCACATGCGCGGTGGCCCCGCCAAAGCCGCGGTGGTCGCGTCCGGCCTGTCCGGTTTGGTCTCGGGTTCTTCGATTGCCAACGTAGTGACTACCGGGACCTTTACCATTCCCTTGATGAAACGCGTGGGCTTCCCAAGTCATAAAGCCGGGGCGGTGGAAGTGGCCGCCTCGACTAATGGCCAGCTCACCCCACCGATTATGGGGGCAGCGGCATTCTTGATGGTGGAATACGTGGGCATTTCCTACGTCGAGGTGATTAAAGCCGCGCTACTTCCCGCACTGATTTCTTATATTGCGCTGATTTACATCGTGCACTTAGAAGCCTGTAAAGCTGGCATGGAAGGCTTACCACGCCGTCATACCAGCACGGTACTGCAAAAACTGTTCTCGTTTATGACGGTGTTTGTTGGCTTGTTGGTGCTCAGCGCGGCGGTCTACTACGGCATTGGCTGGACCAAAGACGTATTTGGTGCCATGGCAACCGTGGTCATCGGTATCCTCACGCTGATTGCCTATGTGCTGTTGGTGCGTTACTCCGCCCAGTATAAATCGCAAGCAGCGGAAGACCCCGCGGCGGCTGATTTATCCGAGGTCCCCGAGCCCGGCCCCACCGTGCGTTCGGGCTTGTACTACCTGCTGCCAATCGGCGTGCTGGTATGGTGTTTGACCGTGGAGCGCTTCTCGCCAGGCCTCTCTGCATTTTGGGCGACGGTGTTTATGATTTTTATCATTCTCACCCAGCGCCCACTCATTGCCTACTTCAACCAGCGCACTAACTTTAAAGAAGAAATTCGTGACGGGGGCGTTGATCTGCTCGAAGCCTTTGTGACCGGTGCGCGCAACATGATCGGTATCGGTGTCGCCACTGCAGCGGCCGGGATCGTGGTAGGTACGGTGACACTCACCGGTATCGGCTTGGTGATGACAGACTTCGTCGAGTTTATCTCCGGCGGCAACATCTTCCTGATGTTGCTGTTTACCGCGGTGATCAGCTTATTGTTGGGGATGGGACTACCGACCACCGCCAACTATATCGTGGTCTCTACCCTGATGGCGCCAGTGATTGTTACTTTAGGTGCACAGCAGGGGCTAATTATTCCACTGATCGCGGTGCACTTATTTGTGTTCTATTTCGGTATTCTTGCCGATGACACCCCCCCTGTGGGGTTGGCTGCCTTTGCGGCCGCGGCCATTGCTAAGTCGGATCCCATCCGCACCGGTGTGCAAGGTTTTACTTACGACATCCGCACCGCCATCCTGCCATTTATGTTTATCTTCAACACCCAGTTGTTGTTGCTCGATCTCGATGGCCCCTTTCACCTGATTTTAACCATTGTGTCGGCGACCATAGCAATGCTGGCGTTCTCTGCCGCGACACAAGGTTGGTGGATGACTAGAAACAAATGGTGGGAAACCGCCTTATTGTTATTGATTACCTTCTCCCTTTTCCGTCCAGGGTTTTGGTGGGACGAAGTGTATCCGCCGACTACCAGCTTCCCAGGCACAGAAATCACCCGTGTGGCGGAGCAGCTACCAGAAGGAAAGCCGCTGCAGCTTGAAGTGGAAGGGGAAAACTTCTTTGGTGAGCAAGTCTCCAAACATGTGGTATTGCCGGTGGATCATAGCCTTGAAAGCGGTGAAGCCCGCATTAACGACACAGGCTTAATGCTTCGCGAGGAAGACGACAAGTTGTTGGTGGATATGATCCAATTTGGTAGTGACGCTGACAAAGCAGGGATTGATTTTGATTGGCAAATCAAAACAGTGACTATCGATAATGTCCGGCCATGGAAAGAGTGGGTGTTTGTCCCTACTCTCTTGCTCTTAGCATTGTTGGGGTGGAATCAACGCCGCCGTATTCGCCAAGCCTAA
- the argR gene encoding transcriptional regulator ArgR — translation MRNSEKQDQLVRAFKAILKEEKFSSQGEIVEALRAQGFEGINQSKVSRMLTKFGAVRTRNAKMEMVYCLPIELGVPTTGSALRELVMEIDYNEAVVVIHTGPGAAQLIARLLDSLGKAEGILGAVAGDDTIFITPTRGTSTEALFEAVCDLFEYHY, via the coding sequence ATGCGTAACTCAGAAAAACAAGACCAATTGGTTCGAGCGTTTAAAGCGATCCTCAAAGAAGAAAAGTTCAGTTCTCAGGGTGAGATTGTCGAAGCCCTACGTGCTCAAGGATTTGAGGGCATCAACCAGTCGAAAGTATCACGCATGTTGACCAAATTCGGCGCAGTGCGTACCCGCAACGCCAAAATGGAAATGGTCTATTGCTTACCGATCGAACTCGGTGTCCCCACCACCGGCAGCGCCTTGCGCGAGCTGGTGATGGAGATCGACTATAATGAGGCTGTTGTGGTGATCCATACCGGGCCAGGGGCCGCGCAGCTTATCGCACGGCTTCTCGACTCATTGGGCAAGGCCGAAGGCATCCTGGGTGCCGTGGCCGGAGACGACACCATCTTTATCACGCCCACCCGCGGTACCAGCACAGAAGCCTTATTTGAGGCGGTATGCGATCTGTTTGAATATCATTATTGA
- the mpl gene encoding UDP-N-acetylmuramate:L-alanyl-gamma-D-glutamyl-meso-diaminopimelate ligase — protein MHIHILGICGTFMGGAAMLAKQLGHRVTGSDSHVYPPMSTLLESQGIDIIEGYDPVQLSPAPDLVVIGNAMSRGNPCVEAVLNQGLPYTSGPQWLHDFLLQDRWVLAVSGTHGKTTTASMLAWILEDCGYAPGFLIGGVASNFNASARLGDSPFFVVEADEYDSAFFDKRSKFIHYQPKTLVINNLEFDHADIFDDLAAIKKQFHHVVRTVPGIGQIIAPSDDTNVTDTLAMGCWSECVYAGPDGQWQSMKKDPAGSQFDVYFAGELVGTVSWDLVGDHNVRNALMAIAAARHVGVTPDLACQSLETFINTKRRLEWRGEQAGVTVYDDFAHHPTAIRLTLEGLRAKVGNGRIVAVLEPRSNTMKQGVHKDTLAASLARADTVFLYQPQGLDWSLEAVVDNCTQPAHRHDDIDALVTALTEHAQAGDTVLVMSNGGFGGIHDKLLTALASKEAVYGG, from the coding sequence ATGCATATTCATATTTTAGGCATCTGCGGGACTTTTATGGGTGGCGCAGCCATGCTGGCAAAACAACTGGGGCATAGGGTGACGGGCTCTGACAGCCATGTTTACCCCCCGATGAGCACGCTACTTGAGTCTCAGGGAATCGATATTATCGAAGGCTATGATCCTGTCCAGCTATCACCTGCACCTGACTTGGTGGTGATTGGCAATGCTATGAGCCGTGGTAACCCTTGTGTCGAGGCGGTCCTCAATCAAGGCTTGCCGTATACGTCAGGCCCGCAATGGTTGCATGATTTTCTCCTGCAAGACCGCTGGGTGCTGGCGGTATCTGGCACCCATGGAAAGACCACCACCGCCAGTATGCTGGCGTGGATTTTAGAAGACTGTGGCTACGCCCCCGGCTTTTTGATTGGTGGGGTAGCGAGTAACTTTAACGCATCGGCGCGATTAGGCGATAGCCCGTTTTTTGTGGTGGAAGCGGATGAATATGACAGTGCGTTTTTCGATAAGCGCTCTAAGTTTATCCACTACCAACCGAAAACCTTGGTGATCAATAACCTTGAGTTCGATCACGCCGATATTTTTGATGATCTGGCGGCGATTAAGAAACAATTTCACCATGTGGTGCGTACCGTGCCGGGGATTGGGCAAATTATTGCGCCCTCAGACGACACCAATGTCACGGACACGTTGGCGATGGGCTGTTGGAGTGAGTGTGTGTACGCCGGGCCGGATGGCCAGTGGCAGAGCATGAAAAAAGACCCGGCTGGCAGTCAATTTGACGTGTACTTTGCCGGTGAACTCGTGGGGACGGTGAGCTGGGATTTAGTCGGTGATCACAACGTGCGTAATGCGTTGATGGCCATCGCGGCAGCGCGTCATGTGGGGGTGACACCTGATTTGGCCTGCCAATCGCTCGAGACATTTATCAATACCAAGCGACGTCTAGAGTGGCGCGGCGAGCAAGCCGGTGTCACTGTGTATGACGATTTTGCCCACCACCCGACGGCGATTCGCCTGACCCTTGAGGGGTTGCGCGCGAAAGTGGGTAATGGCCGCATTGTCGCTGTGCTCGAGCCACGCTCTAATACCATGAAGCAAGGGGTTCACAAGGATACACTAGCGGCGTCGTTGGCCCGTGCGGACACGGTGTTCTTATATCAACCGCAAGGGCTAGATTGGTCGCTTGAAGCGGTGGTGGACAACTGCACGCAGCCGGCGCATAGACATGACGATATTGATGCACTGGTAACTGCCCTGACTGAGCACGCCCAAGCAGGCGATACCGTGTTGGTGATGAGCAACGGCGGCTTTGGTGGTATTCATGACAAGCTGCTAACAGCTCTGGCGAGTAAGGAGGCGGTTTATGGCGGATAA
- a CDS encoding flavin prenyltransferase UbiX has product MADKRITLAWTGASGAPYGLRLLECLLAQDYQVFLLISSAARVVLATEHGLKLPSGPQAAQKILAEHLQCDSNKLIVCGKEDWFSPVASGSAAPKQMVVCPCSAGSLSSIAHGLSDNLIERAADVVLKERGQLLLVVRETPFSTLHLENMHKLSQMGVTIMPAAPGFYHQPQSIDDLVDFMVARILDHLGAEQTLVPRWGYDQRQR; this is encoded by the coding sequence ATGGCGGATAAACGAATAACCTTGGCGTGGACAGGCGCATCCGGTGCGCCCTACGGTCTACGTTTGCTCGAGTGCTTGCTCGCACAAGATTATCAGGTTTTCTTATTGATCTCGTCGGCCGCACGTGTGGTGTTAGCGACCGAGCATGGGCTGAAACTTCCGTCAGGCCCGCAAGCGGCACAGAAAATATTAGCCGAACATCTGCAATGTGATAGCAACAAACTGATCGTTTGTGGTAAAGAAGATTGGTTTTCGCCGGTCGCCTCGGGATCGGCAGCGCCCAAGCAAATGGTGGTGTGCCCCTGCTCGGCAGGTTCGTTATCGTCCATTGCCCATGGTTTGTCCGATAACCTTATCGAACGCGCGGCGGATGTGGTACTTAAAGAGCGCGGACAGTTGCTCTTGGTGGTGCGCGAGACCCCGTTTTCAACGCTGCATTTAGAAAACATGCACAAGCTGTCGCAGATGGGTGTCACCATTATGCCTGCCGCGCCAGGCTTTTATCACCAGCCCCAGTCGATCGATGATTTAGTGGACTTTATGGTGGCACGCATTTTAGATCACTTGGGGGCCGAACAAACCTTGGTGCCTCGCTGGGGCTATGATCAACGCCAGCGGTGA
- the mdh gene encoding malate dehydrogenase: MKVAVIGAAGGIGQALALLLKNNLPAGSDLALYDIAPVTPGVAVDLSHIPTPVTIKGYSGEDPTPALDGADVVLISAGVARKPGMDRSDLFNVNAGIVKSLAEKIADVCPKACVGIITNPVNTTVAIAADVLKAKGVYDKNKLFGVTTLDVIRSEAFIGELKGMDPREVSIPVVGGHSGVTILPLLSQVKGVTFSQEEVEALTPRIQNAGTEVVEAKAGGGSATLSMGQAACRFGLSLVRALQGESNVVECAYVEGDGQHARFFAQPVRLGKEGVDEILSIGELSAYEQQAMDKMLETLRKDIKMGEEFAAK; this comes from the coding sequence ATGAAAGTTGCTGTGATTGGCGCCGCGGGAGGCATTGGTCAGGCTCTAGCCCTACTGCTAAAAAACAATTTACCAGCCGGTTCCGACCTGGCCTTGTACGATATCGCTCCTGTTACGCCAGGTGTAGCGGTTGACTTGAGTCACATCCCCACGCCGGTCACCATCAAAGGCTATAGCGGCGAAGATCCAACGCCAGCACTTGATGGGGCTGATGTGGTGTTAATCTCTGCAGGGGTGGCTCGTAAGCCGGGTATGGATCGCTCTGATTTGTTCAATGTGAACGCGGGCATTGTGAAATCATTGGCGGAAAAGATTGCTGATGTGTGTCCAAAAGCCTGCGTAGGTATTATCACTAACCCGGTTAATACCACGGTGGCGATTGCCGCCGATGTGCTGAAAGCCAAGGGCGTTTACGATAAAAATAAACTGTTTGGCGTGACCACGCTGGATGTGATCCGCTCAGAAGCCTTTATCGGTGAGCTGAAAGGGATGGATCCACGCGAAGTGTCTATTCCTGTTGTCGGTGGCCACTCAGGCGTGACGATTCTGCCGCTATTGTCACAAGTAAAAGGCGTGACATTTAGCCAAGAAGAGGTTGAAGCCTTGACACCGCGCATTCAAAACGCTGGCACTGAAGTGGTTGAAGCTAAAGCCGGTGGTGGCTCCGCAACCTTGTCAATGGGTCAGGCAGCATGTCGCTTTGGCCTCTCGCTGGTGCGCGCCCTGCAAGGTGAATCAAACGTGGTGGAATGTGCGTATGTTGAAGGCGACGGTCAGCACGCCCGCTTCTTCGCTCAACCGGTACGTCTGGGTAAAGAGGGAGTCGACGAGATCCTCAGCATCGGTGAGCTAAGTGCTTATGAGCAACAAGCGATGGACAAGATGCTGGAAACGCTGCGTAAAGATATCAAAATGGGCGAAGAGTTCGCGGCCAAATAG